In the genome of Panthera uncia isolate 11264 chromosome B3 unlocalized genomic scaffold, Puncia_PCG_1.0 HiC_scaffold_1, whole genome shotgun sequence, one region contains:
- the LOC125909789 gene encoding olfactory receptor 4F15-like — translation MNGLNESVVSEFMLLGLASSWETKVFLMLIFSLIYLGIILGNLFIFFLVIFDSHLHSPMYFLLANLSLIDVGLSSTTVPKMITDFLNEYKIISFQSCMTQICFIHIMGGVEMVLLISMAFDRYTAICNPLHYLNIMNPKICVSFVIAGWVIGVIHAMSQFAFIINLPFCGPNKVDSFYCDFPRIIKLACTDGAKFEFIIAANSGFMSMGTFFLLILSYIFILVTVWKRSSGDLSKAFVTLSAHITVVVLFFTPCMFLYVWPFPTSSIDKYLFIVDFAITPVLNPAIYTLRNKDIKISIKRLSKWGHYVKFC, via the coding sequence ATGAATGGACTAAATGAATCTGTTGTTTCTGAGTTTATGTTGTTGGGACTCGCTAGTTCTTGGGAAACTAAAGTTTTTCTCATGTTGAtattttccttgatttatttGGGGATCATCCTgggaaatcttttcattttctttttggtaatttttgattCTCATTTACATTCTCCTATGTACTTCCTGCTGGCCAACCTATCCCTCATTGATGTGGGGCTTTCCTCTACCACAGTTCCAAAGATGATTACAGACTTTCTAAATGAGTATAAGATAATTTCTTTCCAAAGTTGTATGACACAGATATGCTTCATCCACATCATGGGAGGAGTGGAGATGGTGTTACTCATCTCCATGGCATTTGACAGGTACACAGCAATCTGTAATCCTCTTCACTACTTGAACATCATGAACCctaaaatatgtgtttcttttgTAATTGCTGGCTGGGTCATTGGGGTGATCCATGCTATGTCCCAGTTTGCTTTCATTATAAACTTGCCCTTTTGCGGTCCTAATAAAGTAGACAGCTTTTACTGTGACTTTCCCAGGATCATAAAACTTGCATGCACAGATGGAGCCAAGTTTGAGTTTATTATTGCTGCCAACAGTGGCTTCATGAGCATGGGCACCTTCTTCCTGCTAATCCTTTCCTATATCTTCATTTTGGTCACTGTCTGGAAACGTTCTTCAGGAGACTTATCCAAAGCATTTGTCACTCTGTCAGCTCACATCACTGTGGTGGTTCTATTTTTCACTCCATGCATGTTTCTCTATGTATGGCCTTTCCCCACATCATCAATTGATAAATACCTATTCATTGTTGACTTTGCTATCACCCCTGTCTTGAATCCTGCCATCTATACATTACGGAACAAAGACATAAAGATATCAATAAAAAGATTGAGCAAATGGGGACATTATGTCAAATTCTGCTGA